From a region of the Candidatus Brocadia sp. genome:
- a CDS encoding cytochrome c family protein, which produces MSLQRLIFFVLSALFFIATSMWLKDEFKPGWIEHQKKYYEEQTVKVEKEFSAATVAKEKELLGKRLASLKRPKYEIKQILLKGDYSWSKQQNGDKVDRCMTCHIDEDKLKAAHPNVKDFPFDIYGCTVCHGGIGRALSEEVAHEGMHYHKRQMELRITSAETMFGFWSELATLTPEESDPSLRLEMGDFKKYSITGDKAVYVGSQKCLKCHKGLTSPHVERWQRIKFKTFEHVKNAPDYIAGNEEYRKTCLKCHTTGYDEATGKYSEEGVTCEACHGAGEVFSYFMEIGKAPEGQKIAKVGTFGTPYNVCGPCHHTRNHEMRLKFFQERGGSDEWFFPQHTTPYKTGFSKNDEAAVPLPKMH; this is translated from the coding sequence TGAGCGCCTTGTTTTTCATCGCTACTTCGATGTGGCTTAAAGATGAGTTTAAGCCTGGATGGATTGAACATCAGAAGAAGTATTATGAAGAGCAAACGGTAAAAGTTGAAAAGGAGTTTTCGGCGGCGACTGTTGCAAAGGAAAAAGAGCTGTTAGGCAAGCGTCTGGCATCCCTGAAGAGACCGAAATACGAGATTAAGCAGATACTTCTGAAGGGAGATTACAGCTGGAGTAAACAGCAAAATGGAGATAAAGTTGACCGATGTATGACTTGTCACATAGATGAGGATAAATTAAAGGCCGCACATCCAAACGTAAAGGATTTTCCGTTTGATATTTACGGGTGTACCGTCTGCCATGGTGGTATTGGAAGGGCACTGAGTGAAGAAGTTGCACATGAGGGAATGCATTATCATAAGAGACAAATGGAACTGAGGATAACATCGGCTGAAACGATGTTCGGTTTTTGGAGTGAATTGGCGACGCTGACACCTGAAGAAAGTGATCCAAGCCTACGGTTGGAAATGGGAGACTTTAAGAAGTATAGCATTACCGGCGATAAAGCGGTGTATGTTGGAAGTCAAAAATGTCTCAAATGTCATAAAGGTTTGACCTCTCCTCATGTTGAAAGATGGCAAAGGATAAAGTTCAAGACGTTTGAACATGTAAAGAATGCCCCTGATTATATTGCCGGTAACGAGGAATACCGAAAGACCTGCCTGAAGTGCCACACGACAGGATATGACGAGGCAACAGGGAAATATTCTGAAGAGGGAGTTACCTGTGAGGCATGTCATGGGGCCGGAGAGGTGTTTAGCTATTTTATGGAGATCGGCAAGGCGCCTGAAGGGCAAAAAATAGCAAAAGTCGGAACGTTTGGAACACCTTACAATGTGTGTGGGCCTTGTCACCACACTCGGAATCATGAGATGCGTCTGAAGTTTTTTCAGGAAAGAGGCGGTTCAGATGAGTGGTTTTTCCCGCAACACACAACGCCATATAAGACAGGCTTTTCTAAAAACGACGAAGCTGCCGTGCCATTACCAAAGATGCACTGA
- a CDS encoding hydroxylamine oxidoreductase: protein MKLLKLGAILFAAPLMWSLQAGKLQAQSETELKEMQKKATSYYDILYPNDTLKDWFTNNVGLEKGAGPWQNLYKPVPLQMYWFPVRHYVKPDGTYYDQLLEKYKPSDCVKCHEEVTPGFVHDWRDSTHANPKKNPRFAEKTQQIEKLIGRELKEVTCSDCHGKDHKELHMPTPATCGECHPQQTTEFMSEAERGRPNHIEGLAANVIPPWYPEMFRRGYPAAQFGCDLCHATDRCNICHTRHKFAASEGRRPEACMSCHMGFDHPDAETYGESKMGYIYHLEGEHWDWEKPLAEIVPGKDYRTPTCQFCHMDQGNGKFAHNPVTKGVWRMGTVPPKGIDYKSSLKDYPHGINLPPLNYSLDIYSPENKRRSEQWVSVCSKCHSPRFARLYRENLNDFMFEMWRLQDRAQAILDDIVANDAFEVPIRQRDIFPLGDILADALGPGLLGDAVYNAFKTKAGKVPVIGPILGLHGLFATGRNNPSEIEITYADMWFGDKAHAYKGVAHGQQDIAWWYGAAKVYQKINILESQAIALKRGKKVDEFMAAKGRKNVAGIVGSIVGIVAVLMFGAALWKKRRETQNS from the coding sequence ATGAAGTTGTTGAAATTGGGCGCGATTTTATTCGCAGCCCCTTTAATGTGGAGTTTGCAGGCTGGCAAACTACAAGCACAGTCTGAAACTGAGTTAAAAGAAATGCAAAAGAAGGCTACCAGCTATTATGACATCTTGTATCCCAATGATACCTTGAAGGATTGGTTTACCAACAATGTCGGGCTGGAAAAGGGTGCTGGGCCTTGGCAAAATCTCTACAAGCCAGTTCCGTTACAAATGTATTGGTTCCCTGTCCGCCACTACGTCAAACCCGATGGGACGTATTATGATCAGTTGCTTGAAAAATATAAACCATCTGATTGTGTGAAATGCCATGAAGAAGTAACACCGGGGTTTGTTCATGATTGGAGAGATTCTACCCACGCAAATCCTAAAAAAAATCCCCGTTTTGCTGAGAAAACTCAGCAAATTGAAAAGTTAATCGGTCGGGAACTTAAAGAAGTTACCTGTAGTGATTGCCATGGCAAGGATCATAAAGAACTGCATATGCCAACCCCCGCAACCTGTGGTGAGTGTCATCCTCAGCAAACAACTGAATTTATGAGCGAGGCAGAACGCGGTCGTCCAAATCATATTGAAGGCTTAGCGGCAAATGTAATACCACCCTGGTATCCAGAAATGTTCCGCAGGGGATATCCAGCCGCTCAGTTTGGGTGCGATCTTTGTCATGCCACAGATCGTTGTAATATTTGCCACACAAGGCATAAGTTTGCAGCCTCAGAAGGAAGAAGACCTGAGGCCTGCATGAGTTGTCACATGGGTTTTGATCACCCGGATGCAGAGACCTATGGTGAATCCAAAATGGGATACATTTATCATTTAGAAGGAGAACACTGGGATTGGGAAAAACCATTGGCAGAAATTGTACCCGGCAAGGACTACAGAACGCCAACCTGTCAGTTCTGTCACATGGATCAAGGAAATGGGAAGTTTGCTCATAACCCTGTTACAAAAGGTGTCTGGAGAATGGGAACGGTGCCGCCTAAGGGAATAGATTACAAATCTTCATTAAAGGATTATCCGCACGGCATAAATTTACCACCTTTAAATTACAGTCTTGATATCTATTCTCCTGAAAATAAAAGGAGGTCGGAACAATGGGTATCCGTTTGTAGCAAGTGTCACAGTCCCAGGTTTGCCAGACTATATCGTGAAAACTTGAATGATTTCATGTTTGAAATGTGGAGATTACAGGATCGGGCGCAGGCCATTTTGGACGATATTGTAGCAAATGATGCCTTTGAAGTACCTATAAGACAAAGGGATATCTTCCCGCTCGGTGATATATTAGCTGATGCGCTTGGCCCTGGACTATTAGGGGATGCGGTATATAACGCATTTAAGACCAAGGCGGGCAAGGTTCCTGTTATTGGTCCAATTCTCGGATTGCATGGTTTGTTTGCAACAGGAAGGAATAATCCTTCAGAGATCGAAATTACCTATGCCGATATGTGGTTTGGTGACAAGGCGCATGCCTATAAAGGTGTTGCTCATGGGCAGCAGGATATTGCCTGGTGGTATGGTGCCGCAAAAGTATATCAGAAGATTAATATCCTGGAAAGTCAGGCGATAGCGTTGAAGAGGGGAAAGAAAGTTGATGAGTTTATGGCAGCAAAGGGAAGAAAGAATGTTGCCGGTATCGTTGGAAGTATTGTTGGTATCGTAGCGGTACTTATGTTTGGTGCTGCTTTATGGAAAAAGAGACGTGAGACGCAAAATTCATAA
- the speB gene encoding agmatinase — translation MLRFIKEHTLNSLQFGAFPSDYQDDDEAYESSRVVILGVPFDGTATYQSGTKLGPNAILNASVNVEPYDEELEEIYPIGIFTIGTLNIEEIHTDVKKVVDTLYRVSKGIVKDNKFLVTLGGEHSISQGIIRAYKEKYRKLSVLQLDAHLDLMDQFGGTQFSHASVSRRVVDDLKCKVTSFGVRVVSKEELSFARKRKDAISVFYAKDIHDNDDWHDQALETLEDHVYITLDVDGFDTSIMPATGTPVPGGLSWYRTIDFLRKVYKNKKVVGFDVVELKPNPGNEAPNFLAVNLVYKNIGFYKKYTLCL, via the coding sequence ATGTTGAGATTCATAAAAGAACATACGTTAAACTCATTACAATTTGGTGCATTTCCTTCTGATTATCAGGACGATGATGAAGCATATGAAAGTTCCAGGGTTGTGATCCTGGGTGTCCCGTTTGATGGAACCGCTACCTATCAATCAGGAACAAAATTAGGTCCCAACGCAATTCTGAATGCCTCTGTTAATGTTGAGCCATATGATGAAGAGCTGGAAGAAATTTATCCGATAGGAATTTTTACCATTGGGACGCTCAATATAGAAGAAATACACACGGATGTGAAAAAAGTCGTTGATACTCTGTATCGTGTTAGTAAAGGTATTGTAAAGGATAATAAATTTTTGGTGACTTTGGGCGGGGAACATTCAATATCACAGGGAATAATTAGGGCTTATAAAGAAAAATACCGAAAATTGTCTGTGCTTCAATTGGATGCACATCTTGACCTGATGGACCAATTTGGCGGCACCCAGTTTAGTCATGCAAGCGTGTCACGACGAGTAGTTGATGATTTGAAATGTAAAGTAACCAGTTTTGGTGTCAGAGTAGTATCCAAGGAAGAGTTATCGTTTGCCCGGAAAAGAAAAGATGCCATCTCCGTATTCTATGCAAAAGACATTCATGATAATGATGACTGGCACGACCAGGCTTTAGAGACGTTAGAGGATCATGTATATATTACCTTGGATGTTGATGGTTTTGATACGTCTATCATGCCAGCCACCGGTACTCCTGTGCCAGGTGGTCTAAGTTGGTATAGAACGATTGATTTTCTGCGTAAAGTCTATAAAAACAAGAAAGTCGTTGGTTTCGATGTTGTTGAGCTAAAACCAAATCCGGGAAATGAGGCCCCAAATTTTCTTGCAGTAAATCTGGTGTATAAAAATATCGGGTTTTATAAGAAATATACGCTTTGTCTCTAG
- a CDS encoding tetratricopeptide repeat protein, with protein MQYRNIQSITWVLCLTFCVVAGCGNKASHHNNEGIVLYNKGKYTEAIGEFKKALELNPNLYDAHYHLGIAYYAKGMIDESVTALKNAIEVSPNEPKAHYNIAFAYVAKEDVAKALVEYQKAIELFAARKDKKEADAYLYLAVAYSLIERHDEAIAACQKAIEINPEMEDAHYLLGVCYYKKEMIEAAIAKFKKVVQLNPKSEKAHNLLFTIYDKLGKTEDAVEEDRILKQIERERREQR; from the coding sequence ATGCAGTACAGAAATATACAATCTATAACATGGGTATTATGCCTGACGTTTTGTGTTGTAGCCGGGTGTGGTAATAAGGCAAGCCATCATAACAATGAAGGGATTGTGCTTTATAACAAGGGAAAATACACGGAGGCAATTGGAGAATTCAAAAAAGCTCTGGAATTGAATCCAAATCTTTATGATGCCCATTATCACTTGGGAATTGCATATTATGCAAAGGGTATGATTGACGAATCAGTTACGGCACTAAAAAATGCAATTGAGGTAAGTCCAAATGAACCGAAAGCGCATTATAACATCGCCTTCGCATATGTAGCCAAAGAGGATGTTGCAAAAGCATTGGTGGAATATCAAAAGGCAATCGAGCTGTTCGCAGCACGAAAAGATAAAAAAGAGGCAGATGCATACCTTTACTTGGCGGTTGCCTACAGTTTGATTGAAAGACATGATGAAGCGATAGCTGCGTGTCAAAAGGCAATAGAAATTAATCCTGAAATGGAAGATGCCCATTATCTTTTGGGAGTTTGTTACTATAAAAAAGAGATGATTGAGGCAGCTATTGCAAAGTTTAAAAAAGTTGTTCAGTTGAATCCAAAATCAGAAAAGGCGCATAACCTCTTGTTCACTATTTACGATAAACTGGGGAAAACGGAAGATGCTGTTGAAGAGGACCGCATATTGAAACAAATTGAAAGGGAACGGCGCGAGCAACGTTAG
- a CDS encoding diguanylate cyclase, producing MNLFNTEHNPATSNLSERCRELHVIMRILAELTTPDKVVLKILQTICENLELALGEYWIVDNKNNVLRNEEVWYKPSVNIPEYKKITSQIVFSPGVGLPGIVYTAKKPVWIQDIVHNTHFYHTKVATQEGFQGALGIPAIHEDNVMGVFVFLSYTSQPFNNDILMLLASTGRFIGLFITRRQAENVLHQKYKDLELKIKRRTSALIQANRRLQLKIAEHKQTENALKRRIDFEKTVASISTKFLITSDFNKAVFKALTDAGQLSNASRTYLFQFYDNGSIMDNTHEWCNEGVIPEIYHRHNIPAAMRPWLMENLHAGNIIHIADVSQMPQEAAAEKEEFEKEGIKAFLILPIYAENELVGFIGFDNVVTTGPWREEDIARLRIMAEITGNAISHKKAEALITHMAYHDPLTNLPNRNLFQDRLQVAIVHAKRMGTIMALMAIDLDNFKTINDSLGHYTGDLLLLAVVEQLKKCVRESDTIARTGGDEFLIILPEITYPLNAAIVANKILDALSKPFFLESHEIYTTVSIGISLYPLDTNDISSLIKNADVAMYLSKEQGKNTYRFYNSDMNTHV from the coding sequence ATGAATTTATTCAACACAGAACATAACCCGGCAACGAGTAATCTGTCTGAGCGATGTCGTGAATTGCATGTCATAATGCGCATACTGGCTGAGTTAACCACACCTGATAAGGTTGTTTTAAAAATTCTTCAAACTATCTGTGAAAATCTGGAATTAGCGCTTGGTGAATACTGGATAGTTGATAATAAGAACAACGTGTTACGCAATGAGGAAGTCTGGTATAAACCATCAGTAAATATTCCTGAATATAAAAAAATAACCAGTCAAATTGTTTTTTCACCGGGTGTTGGATTGCCAGGAATTGTTTATACTGCTAAAAAACCTGTCTGGATCCAGGATATCGTCCATAACACTCATTTCTATCATACAAAAGTCGCTACGCAAGAGGGCTTTCAAGGAGCTTTGGGTATCCCTGCAATACATGAAGATAATGTAATGGGCGTCTTCGTATTTCTAAGCTATACATCACAACCATTTAACAACGACATCCTCATGCTGTTAGCTTCCACTGGTCGCTTTATTGGACTATTCATCACGAGAAGACAAGCGGAAAATGTTTTACATCAGAAGTATAAAGACTTAGAACTGAAAATCAAAAGGCGTACCTCAGCACTCATACAGGCCAACAGGAGATTGCAGTTAAAGATCGCTGAGCACAAGCAGACTGAGAATGCTCTCAAGCGGAGAATCGACTTCGAAAAAACTGTTGCCAGTATATCCACAAAATTCCTTATTACTTCTGACTTTAACAAGGCAGTCTTCAAAGCACTGACTGATGCTGGTCAGTTGAGCAATGCCAGCAGAACCTACCTCTTTCAGTTTTATGATAACGGTAGTATTATGGATAATACCCATGAATGGTGCAATGAAGGGGTTATTCCTGAAATTTATCATCGTCATAACATACCCGCTGCCATGCGTCCCTGGCTGATGGAGAACTTGCACGCAGGTAATATAATCCATATTGCCGATGTTTCTCAAATGCCTCAGGAAGCTGCCGCTGAAAAAGAAGAATTTGAGAAAGAGGGCATTAAAGCATTCTTGATTTTACCAATATATGCGGAAAATGAACTGGTAGGATTTATCGGATTTGATAATGTCGTTACAACTGGTCCGTGGCGCGAAGAAGACATCGCACGGTTGCGCATTATGGCAGAGATCACAGGAAATGCAATTTCGCACAAGAAGGCTGAGGCGCTCATAACCCATATGGCTTACCACGACCCCCTTACGAATTTACCAAACCGGAATTTATTTCAAGACCGTCTCCAAGTAGCCATAGTCCATGCAAAGCGTATGGGAACCATTATGGCCCTCATGGCTATTGATCTGGATAATTTTAAAACTATTAATGACTCATTAGGACATTACACAGGAGATTTACTGCTTTTAGCCGTTGTCGAACAACTAAAAAAATGCGTGCGTGAAAGTGATACGATTGCCCGCACCGGAGGAGATGAATTCCTCATTATACTTCCGGAAATTACTTATCCATTAAATGCGGCGATTGTCGCAAATAAAATCCTTGACGCCCTATCAAAGCCCTTCTTTCTGGAAAGTCACGAGATCTACACCACGGTCAGTATTGGTATAAGTCTTTATCCACTCGATACCAACGACATAAGCTCGCTTATCAAAAATGCGGATGTTGCAATGTATTTATCAAAAGAACAAGGCAAAAACACCTATCGATTTTACAATTCTGATATGAATACTCATGTCTAA
- a CDS encoding muconolactone Delta-isomerase family protein, translated as MLFLLKVEIKQMPQMPVKDFLGYVIKEWEYFSRFQRRGKILAGGKLAGKRGAAAIIDAESNEEMDEIVSKLPLFPFFTDIEITPLVPMEKALLDTTRIHSLMK; from the coding sequence ATGCTATTTCTCTTAAAGGTCGAGATAAAACAGATGCCCCAGATGCCGGTAAAGGACTTTCTGGGTTACGTGATAAAGGAGTGGGAATATTTTTCCCGGTTTCAGCGCCGGGGAAAGATATTGGCCGGAGGAAAACTGGCGGGGAAACGAGGCGCTGCTGCCATTATCGACGCTGAGTCCAATGAAGAAATGGATGAAATCGTCTCAAAACTCCCCCTCTTCCCGTTTTTTACTGATATAGAAATTACCCCCCTGGTGCCGATGGAAAAGGCCCTGCTGGATACCACACGCATCCATTCCCTCATGAAATAA
- the fabG gene encoding 3-oxoacyl-[acyl-carrier-protein] reductase → MQFKEKIAIVTGGTRGIGKAIALELAKNGCNVAFNYHTNTDAAYALVKEIEAMGVKAAAFQINVTSFEGAKNMVKEVKDTFGRIDFLVNNAGITRDKLLALMSENDWDEVINTNLKSVYNFSKAVITQMIKQKSGSILNITSVSGLMGIAGQVNYSSSKAGMVGFTKALAKEVGKANITVNAIACGFIETDMTSVLPQEYKDKMIDMIPVRRFGKPEEIAKVAAFLLSEDARYITGHVISVDGGLAM, encoded by the coding sequence ATGCAATTCAAAGAGAAGATAGCAATAGTCACGGGAGGAACACGAGGCATTGGAAAGGCAATTGCCCTGGAACTGGCAAAAAACGGTTGTAATGTCGCCTTCAATTATCATACAAATACGGATGCGGCATATGCACTGGTGAAAGAGATTGAGGCCATGGGAGTGAAGGCGGCTGCGTTTCAGATCAATGTCACAAGCTTTGAAGGCGCAAAGAATATGGTGAAGGAGGTAAAAGACACGTTTGGAAGAATTGATTTCCTGGTAAACAATGCCGGTATTACCCGGGACAAACTCCTTGCCCTTATGAGCGAAAATGACTGGGATGAAGTTATCAATACCAACCTCAAGAGTGTTTATAACTTTTCCAAGGCTGTCATTACGCAGATGATTAAACAAAAATCGGGAAGTATCTTAAATATCACCTCCGTGAGTGGATTAATGGGGATCGCCGGACAGGTAAATTATTCTTCCTCAAAGGCGGGCATGGTTGGTTTTACCAAGGCCCTGGCAAAAGAGGTGGGAAAGGCCAATATTACTGTGAATGCCATTGCCTGCGGGTTTATTGAGACGGACATGACGTCCGTTCTGCCTCAGGAATATAAAGACAAAATGATCGACATGATCCCGGTAAGGCGATTCGGGAAACCCGAAGAAATTGCGAAAGTGGCAGCCTTCTTGCTATCGGAAGACGCCAGGTACATTACCGGACATGTAATTAGTGTTGATGGTGGTTTAGCAATGTAA
- a CDS encoding YajQ family cyclic di-GMP-binding protein yields MADTHSFDIACKVEMHEVNNAVDQAKKQLAVRYDFKGSKSSITLNSDNSITVIADDDYKLESLNEILKEKLEKRGIPLKALDFSKKENALGGTIRQVVTFQSGIPMEKAKEIVKFIKGLKLKVQSQIQEEKIRVTGQKIDDLQAIIKAIKDQDYDFAMQFINYK; encoded by the coding sequence ATGGCCGATACGCATTCATTCGATATAGCCTGTAAGGTTGAAATGCATGAGGTGAATAACGCCGTTGACCAGGCGAAGAAACAACTTGCGGTACGATATGACTTCAAAGGAAGTAAATCATCCATTACACTCAATAGTGATAACTCTATAACCGTAATTGCTGATGATGATTATAAACTTGAGAGTCTGAATGAGATTTTGAAAGAGAAACTCGAAAAGAGGGGCATTCCTCTGAAAGCACTCGATTTTAGCAAGAAGGAGAACGCATTGGGAGGCACAATCCGTCAGGTCGTTACCTTTCAATCAGGTATTCCGATGGAAAAGGCAAAGGAGATCGTGAAATTTATAAAGGGATTAAAACTGAAGGTGCAGTCGCAGATACAGGAAGAAAAGATTCGGGTAACGGGACAGAAGATCGATGATTTGCAGGCGATTATCAAGGCAATCAAGGATCAAGATTATGATTTTGCCATGCAATTCATCAATTATAAATAA
- a CDS encoding metallopeptidase family protein: protein MAKDLESLKYCNCGEAYHTGELNQREGMKCPGCGMELFPLVADKTSARDSYELCAVLGYFGIIALVGALGGVMVVHGWNFWVTFAMLGGILYLTARLFLGKYKISRMHEQTPDECIPGHQDTRHVTVFDQLVTDAMNELPRNLRNRLSNVSVVIEDRPDNFILEKMGLMKNRTLLGLFQGVPLSKKSVWQPAVLPERITIFRKNIENLCHSDEEIKRKITEVVRHEVAHFVGFTENEIRQLGY from the coding sequence ATGGCCAAAGATTTGGAATCGCTTAAATACTGCAATTGTGGCGAGGCGTATCATACCGGTGAGTTGAATCAGCGGGAAGGCATGAAATGTCCTGGCTGCGGCATGGAGTTGTTTCCCCTTGTTGCTGATAAAACAAGCGCGCGTGATTCGTATGAGCTTTGCGCCGTTTTGGGTTATTTTGGAATTATCGCCCTGGTGGGAGCGCTGGGCGGCGTTATGGTGGTACATGGGTGGAATTTCTGGGTAACCTTTGCCATGCTCGGAGGAATACTGTATTTAACAGCCAGGCTGTTTCTCGGAAAATACAAGATCAGTCGCATGCATGAGCAGACACCGGATGAATGTATCCCCGGACATCAGGACACGAGGCATGTAACGGTTTTCGATCAATTGGTAACCGATGCAATGAATGAATTGCCTCGGAATCTAAGGAATCGTTTATCCAATGTGTCTGTCGTCATTGAGGACCGGCCTGATAATTTTATCCTGGAAAAGATGGGACTCATGAAGAACAGAACCTTACTTGGCCTTTTTCAGGGTGTTCCGCTCAGTAAAAAAAGCGTATGGCAACCGGCCGTGTTGCCGGAAAGAATTACCATTTTTCGCAAAAATATTGAGAACCTCTGCCATTCTGACGAAGAGATTAAACGAAAAATAACAGAAGTGGTGCGTCATGAGGTTGCACATTTTGTAGGTTTTACCGAGAATGAAATACGGCAATTAGGTTATTAG
- a CDS encoding DUF481 domain-containing protein has translation MQRKVYFGKVSPQYPFSLIRPGSERFNFLNNKRSMLLLPLVFLFIAWVFHAGMSYSDEIKTIDGAVLTGEIINVAAESISLRTTDGTVSDLPLKDVGLVSRGSEICIINRDGKKFSVLRIPKPANFSMNDIVSTKTDALTLQDLGTSTANVVAKASAPETKATSGQPPVSGGDKIVQAEAATVTAPPRTWKGNIDAGVNTKDGNTESTTTHIKGGYANERKRDNIYFDAIALYETVTNNDTDVDEETVNEQRATGKYEYKHSPRLYSFFNQYFEHDELESLNYRSISSPGAGYRFIDKERLKYKAEAGPAYTYERFHGGIIDDYMGLRVGQYLDWLFWKDTKFYAKSEFVESIEDTKDWRVDTGLGVRHNLTKSIAVSLEFLDQYDNTPAEGKEKEDRTFIGSVGYNF, from the coding sequence ATGCAAAGGAAGGTATATTTTGGAAAGGTCAGCCCTCAGTACCCTTTCAGCCTGATTAGGCCGGGAAGTGAACGGTTCAATTTTTTGAATAACAAAAGAAGTATGCTTCTCTTGCCTCTCGTATTTCTTTTCATAGCATGGGTATTTCATGCAGGAATGTCTTATTCAGATGAAATAAAGACGATTGACGGCGCGGTTTTGACCGGAGAAATCATTAACGTTGCCGCAGAATCGATTTCCCTGCGGACAACGGACGGCACGGTAAGTGATCTTCCCCTGAAAGACGTAGGCCTTGTCTCCCGCGGAAGCGAGATCTGTATTATCAATCGTGATGGGAAGAAATTTTCCGTTCTGAGAATACCGAAACCAGCGAATTTTTCGATGAATGACATTGTTTCAACCAAGACCGACGCGTTGACTTTGCAGGACTTGGGGACAAGCACAGCAAACGTTGTTGCAAAGGCAAGCGCACCGGAGACAAAAGCTACTTCTGGGCAACCACCGGTTTCCGGCGGTGATAAGATTGTCCAGGCAGAGGCAGCAACGGTAACGGCGCCACCTCGGACATGGAAGGGAAATATTGATGCAGGCGTTAACACAAAAGATGGAAATACGGAATCAACGACAACCCATATCAAGGGAGGCTATGCCAACGAGAGAAAACGTGATAATATTTATTTTGACGCCATTGCTTTATATGAAACCGTAACCAATAATGACACGGATGTAGATGAGGAAACGGTTAATGAACAACGGGCTACGGGAAAATACGAATACAAACATTCTCCCAGACTGTACTCATTTTTTAACCAGTACTTTGAACATGATGAACTCGAAAGCCTTAATTACCGGTCGATCTCATCGCCTGGCGCCGGTTACCGGTTTATTGATAAAGAGCGGTTAAAATACAAAGCAGAAGCAGGTCCGGCGTATACCTATGAAAGATTTCATGGTGGTATTATCGATGACTACATGGGTTTGCGGGTCGGCCAATATTTGGATTGGTTGTTCTGGAAAGATACGAAATTTTATGCAAAATCAGAATTTGTAGAAAGTATTGAAGATACCAAAGACTGGCGTGTTGATACCGGATTGGGTGTGCGTCATAATCTGACAAAATCCATTGCGGTGAGCCTCGAATTCCTCGATCAGTATGACAACACCCCTGCTGAGGGAAAAGAGAAAGAAGACAGGACGTTTATTGGGAGTGTGGGGTATAATTTTTAA